In one Mucilaginibacter sp. PAMB04168 genomic region, the following are encoded:
- the mqnB gene encoding futalosine hydrolase — protein sequence MNILLVAATREEIGPLLESGVFGTNNGKRSTEQEDLCNTEKTKNQLQKPVDGESSFVRSSFNASQSNETAFHTLITGVGMVATAYALGQHLAINQYDLAINLGIAGSFDRDIALGEVVEITQDTFTESGAENDQDFITLDALGFGQITYTTHARLTQYSSRQAVRQVTAATVNTVHGNDTSIANLQQRISLQLESMEGAAFFYACQQACVPALQIRAVSNYVEKRNRDAWKIGLAIKNLNTFAEALLRGL from the coding sequence ATGAATATATTGCTGGTAGCCGCCACACGTGAGGAAATAGGCCCTTTGCTGGAGAGTGGCGTTTTTGGAACGAACAACGGAAAACGAAGTACCGAGCAAGAGGATTTATGCAATACGGAAAAGACTAAAAATCAATTGCAAAAGCCTGTCGATGGCGAATCATCCTTCGTCCGCTCCTCATTTAATGCATCCCAATCTAACGAAACCGCATTTCATACCCTCATTACCGGCGTTGGCATGGTGGCAACCGCTTATGCACTGGGGCAGCATTTGGCTATCAATCAGTATGATCTGGCTATTAATTTAGGCATAGCCGGTAGCTTTGACAGGGATATTGCTTTAGGAGAGGTGGTAGAGATAACCCAGGATACCTTTACTGAATCAGGCGCCGAAAACGACCAAGACTTTATCACGCTGGATGCTTTAGGATTTGGGCAAATAACTTATACAACCCATGCCCGCCTCACTCAATATTCTTCCCGGCAAGCCGTTAGGCAGGTAACTGCAGCTACGGTGAATACCGTTCATGGCAACGATACATCCATCGCAAACCTTCAACAGCGCATTAGCCTGCAACTGGAGAGCATGGAAGGCGCGGCCTTTTTTTATGCTTGCCAGCAGGCTTGTGTGCCTGCTTTGCAAATCAGGGCAGTGTCAAATTATGTAGAGAAGCGCAATCGCGATGCCTGGAAAATAGGTTTAGCCATTAAAAATCTAAATACATTTGCAGAAGCGTTACTCCGCGGGTTGTGA
- a CDS encoding SDR family NAD(P)-dependent oxidoreductase, with translation MNITSKTVLVTGGGSGIGYATAKFLSEKGNRVIISGRNADKLEKAAEELGVKYIACDVTDADAVKNLVAKLEADYSDLSVLINNAGVGFVYKLGEGANAVEKSRQEFETNYFAPVRLIEALLPLLKKQPEAAIVNITSNVAFHPLVVLPTYSDAKTALHSHSVALRLTLSTDTNIKIFEVMPSLINTDATRDMGGEQHGLPPVVVAEDIYKGITENRYEIYVGEAGKQRDDYFADPEAAIAKFNQGLY, from the coding sequence ATGAACATTACAAGCAAAACAGTTCTGGTAACCGGTGGTGGTTCGGGAATTGGCTATGCCACAGCAAAATTTTTAAGTGAAAAAGGCAACCGGGTAATTATCTCCGGACGCAATGCTGACAAGTTGGAAAAAGCTGCGGAAGAATTAGGCGTTAAATACATAGCCTGTGATGTGACCGATGCAGATGCAGTTAAGAATCTTGTAGCCAAATTGGAAGCTGATTATAGCGATCTTAGTGTATTAATCAACAATGCCGGGGTAGGCTTCGTTTACAAACTTGGTGAAGGTGCAAACGCGGTTGAGAAATCAAGACAAGAATTTGAGACTAACTATTTTGCCCCTGTTAGATTGATCGAAGCTTTGCTGCCGCTGCTAAAAAAGCAGCCTGAAGCAGCTATTGTAAATATTACGTCTAATGTGGCGTTCCATCCGCTGGTGGTTTTACCTACCTACTCCGATGCTAAAACAGCTTTGCATTCGCATTCTGTAGCCTTGCGTTTAACACTTTCCACAGATACCAATATCAAAATCTTTGAGGTAATGCCGTCGCTTATCAATACAGATGCCACCAGGGATATGGGTGGTGAGCAACATGGCTTACCGCCAGTAGTGGTTGCCGAAGATATTTATAAAGGAATTACAGAGAACCGTTATGAGATTTATGTGGGGGAAGCCGGCAAGCAACGTGACGACTACTTTGCCGACCCTGAAGCAGCTATAGCTAAGTTTAATCAGGGACTTTATTGA
- a CDS encoding TlpA disulfide reductase family protein: MKKLFAFTFVALLFSVSVFAQGKLKTGIWRGVLKPAAGELPFNFEVKDTAGRQQLTIINANERFKVTDIKFNADSVFINMPLFDSEFKLQQQGAGLTGQWIKHLGNRDAATPFTATYGDKWRFFKSPEKPFLNISGRWSAVFGEGADRDTTVGEFKQTGNRITGTFLTTTGDYRYLEGSVSGNKLYLSCFDGGHAFLFTATIKDGQTITDGHFGTTPWAAVKNANAKLPDAYSLTVLKPGYKRIDFSFPDLNGQKVSLNDARFKNKVVILQVMGSWCPNCMDETAYLVNYYKKYHNKGVEVVGLAYERTADFEKSKKAVTQEKNHFNIPYPLLLTGYTNNKKETAKSLPMLSNFLAFPTTIIIDKKGEVRKIYTGFSGPGTGAYYSGFVNEFERLTDNLLAEK, from the coding sequence ATGAAGAAATTATTTGCGTTCACCTTTGTAGCCCTGTTGTTTTCAGTCTCGGTCTTTGCTCAAGGTAAATTAAAAACAGGAATTTGGCGCGGCGTGTTAAAGCCGGCCGCCGGCGAACTGCCTTTCAACTTCGAAGTGAAAGATACAGCAGGCCGTCAGCAATTAACCATCATTAACGCAAACGAGCGGTTTAAGGTAACAGATATAAAATTTAACGCCGACTCTGTATTTATAAATATGCCGTTGTTCGACTCTGAGTTCAAACTGCAGCAACAAGGTGCTGGTCTTACCGGTCAGTGGATTAAACACCTGGGCAATAGGGACGCCGCTACGCCCTTTACGGCCACGTATGGTGATAAATGGCGTTTCTTCAAATCGCCCGAGAAGCCTTTCCTTAACATCTCAGGCCGGTGGTCGGCCGTGTTTGGTGAAGGTGCCGACCGTGATACTACAGTAGGGGAGTTTAAGCAAACCGGCAACCGCATTACTGGCACCTTTTTAACTACCACTGGCGATTACCGTTATCTGGAGGGGAGCGTTAGTGGCAACAAACTTTACCTGTCCTGCTTTGACGGCGGCCACGCATTTCTTTTTACCGCAACTATTAAAGATGGGCAAACGATAACCGATGGCCATTTTGGTACAACACCGTGGGCTGCCGTTAAAAATGCCAACGCCAAACTACCTGATGCATACTCATTAACCGTTTTGAAGCCGGGCTATAAACGAATTGATTTTTCTTTTCCGGATCTAAACGGACAAAAGGTTTCTTTGAATGACGCTCGTTTCAAAAATAAGGTGGTGATATTACAGGTAATGGGTTCATGGTGCCCTAATTGTATGGATGAAACAGCCTACTTAGTAAACTACTACAAAAAGTACCACAACAAAGGCGTTGAAGTTGTTGGATTGGCTTATGAACGTACAGCCGATTTTGAGAAATCAAAAAAAGCCGTAACGCAGGAGAAAAATCATTTTAACATACCTTACCCTCTGTTGCTAACCGGTTACACCAACAACAAAAAAGAGACCGCTAAAAGTCTGCCTATGCTCAGCAATTTTTTAGCGTTCCCTACCACCATTATAATTGATAAAAAGGGCGAAGTGCGCAAAATTTATACCGGCTTTAGCGGCCCCGGTACAGGCGCTTATTACAGCGGGTTTGTAAACGAGTTTGAGAGGTTGACAGATAATTTGCTGGCCGAAAAGTAG
- a CDS encoding AI-2E family transporter, whose product MLHLSNTIRFLLLFLLSVAVLYISQSVLIPLTYGAVLAMLLMPFSNWLERRGLNRGLSSFVSLLFFFLLVVGLVLLLHWQIGDLLKDFSKLQAQLSDLFDQLKQFVRSQFGITTREQQQIIKEQKSGGMEKAAGMALGTVISTLSLLVSVVLVLVYVFLFLYFRSHFKNFVLRLVAVENKPVAEKIMYRASRVTQQYITGLAVMIVMLWIMYGIGFSIVGIKGAIFFAILCGILEIIPFAGNITGTSITVLIAFAQGGDINVVFGVLITYAIVQFTQTYVLEPLIVGNQVNLNPLFTILIIVVGEAIWGIAGMVLAIPLLGMFKVLCDHIEPLKPYGYLIGNQSAKEDKSMFKKLFGIKED is encoded by the coding sequence ATGCTGCACCTATCCAATACTATCCGTTTTTTGCTTTTGTTTCTTTTGTCGGTTGCTGTTTTATACATCTCGCAATCGGTACTTATTCCACTAACTTATGGTGCCGTACTGGCTATGTTGCTTATGCCCTTTAGTAACTGGCTTGAAAGGAGGGGGCTAAACCGGGGGCTTTCTTCGTTTGTAAGCTTACTCTTTTTTTTTCTGCTTGTAGTTGGCCTGGTTTTGCTGTTGCACTGGCAAATTGGTGATTTGTTAAAAGATTTTTCTAAACTACAGGCGCAGTTAAGCGATTTATTTGATCAGTTGAAGCAATTTGTGCGTTCGCAATTTGGCATTACTACCCGCGAGCAACAGCAAATAATTAAAGAACAAAAATCGGGCGGGATGGAAAAAGCTGCAGGGATGGCCTTGGGTACTGTTATTTCAACTTTAAGTTTATTGGTGAGTGTGGTGCTGGTGTTGGTGTATGTGTTTTTGTTCCTTTACTTCCGTTCTCATTTCAAAAACTTTGTGCTCAGACTTGTAGCCGTAGAGAATAAACCTGTGGCTGAGAAAATCATGTACCGGGCCAGTCGCGTAACGCAGCAGTATATAACGGGCCTTGCTGTTATGATTGTTATGCTTTGGATTATGTATGGCATTGGTTTTAGCATTGTAGGTATCAAAGGCGCTATATTTTTTGCCATTTTATGTGGCATACTGGAAATTATTCCTTTTGCAGGGAATATTACAGGTACTTCTATTACGGTGCTTATTGCCTTTGCGCAGGGCGGTGATATTAACGTAGTATTTGGCGTGCTTATAACTTATGCTATTGTACAGTTTACACAAACCTACGTGCTGGAGCCGCTGATAGTTGGTAACCAGGTTAATTTAAATCCGCTATTTACTATTTTAATAATTGTTGTAGGAGAGGCTATTTGGGGCATTGCCGGTATGGTGCTTGCCATACCGCTGCTGGGTATGTTTAAGGTACTGTGTGACCATATAGAGCCACTAAAGCCATACGGATACCTTATAGGCAACCAAAGCGCCAAAGAAGACAAGAGCATGTTTAAAAAGCTATTTGGTATAAAAGAAGATTAG
- a CDS encoding helix-turn-helix domain-containing protein, translating to MKEIQHRSNCPIAYSLDYLGDKWALLILRDLIFTNKASYGDFLASEEKIATNILADRLKLLETTGFINSTVSTEKKNKFVYSLTEKGIDLIPVIVELMIWGSKYNPPGAEDVIKKLEKDKEGTIRQYREKLLQRLKDKAAINE from the coding sequence ATGAAAGAAATTCAGCATCGATCAAACTGCCCGATAGCTTATTCACTAGATTACCTGGGCGATAAATGGGCATTGTTGATCTTAAGAGATTTGATATTTACTAACAAAGCTAGTTATGGTGATTTTCTGGCTTCTGAAGAAAAAATCGCTACCAATATCCTAGCGGATAGGTTAAAGCTGCTGGAGACAACCGGGTTTATAAATTCCACAGTTTCAACTGAAAAGAAGAACAAGTTTGTCTATAGCCTTACAGAAAAAGGCATTGACCTGATTCCTGTTATTGTGGAGTTAATGATTTGGGGTTCGAAATACAATCCTCCTGGTGCCGAGGATGTGATTAAAAAATTAGAAAAGGATAAAGAAGGTACTATACGCCAATACCGGGAGAAATTATTACAGCGTCTGAAAGATAAGGCTGCTATTAATGAATAG
- the pnuC gene encoding nicotinamide riboside transporter PnuC — MHLFFAIADWLQQQSWLELTGVVTGLLCVYLAAINNIWNWPFAIVNTAIYIFIFAKAALYADMCQNAYLFVINIYGWYYWSRQPAHTHKVPVVRINKKLVVTLLLVAALVSPALGFLLVKLSSVLHYQPAAFPYLDSFCTVVSLTAQVFMARKILENWLIWIFVDVIYVGIYISKDLQPTAFMFGVYALLALKGYIDWWEDYKRQLPEKVS; from the coding sequence ATGCATCTTTTTTTCGCTATAGCCGACTGGCTTCAGCAGCAAAGCTGGCTCGAACTTACCGGCGTTGTTACAGGCCTCCTATGCGTTTATCTGGCTGCCATCAATAATATTTGGAACTGGCCATTTGCAATTGTTAACACTGCCATTTACATTTTCATTTTTGCTAAGGCAGCATTGTATGCCGATATGTGCCAGAACGCTTATCTGTTTGTAATTAATATTTACGGTTGGTATTATTGGAGCAGGCAGCCTGCTCATACCCATAAGGTTCCCGTTGTGCGAATTAATAAAAAGTTGGTTGTCACCTTGCTCTTAGTAGCAGCGCTGGTATCACCAGCCTTAGGCTTTTTATTGGTCAAACTGTCTTCAGTGTTACATTATCAACCAGCGGCTTTTCCCTACCTGGATAGTTTTTGTACCGTTGTTAGCTTAACAGCGCAGGTATTTATGGCCCGCAAAATTTTGGAAAACTGGCTTATCTGGATTTTTGTGGATGTTATATATGTAGGCATCTATATTAGCAAAGACCTGCAGCCAACCGCTTTCATGTTTGGCGTGTATGCCTTACTTGCCTTAAAAGGCTATATTGATTGGTGGGAGGATTACAAGCGGCAACTGCCCGAAAAAGTTTCCTGA
- a CDS encoding 6-carboxytetrahydropterin synthase — MIHITRKEHFNAAHRMYREEWSAEKNQEVFGKCANPNWHGHNYNLFVTVKGEITHATGYLIDLKELKEIINEHVIEKLDHKNLNKDVDFMQGKMASTEILCIEIFNQLKAPIEAYEGVFLHSVRLFETENNSAEYFGN, encoded by the coding sequence ATGATACATATAACGCGCAAAGAGCATTTTAATGCTGCACACCGGATGTACCGTGAGGAATGGAGCGCAGAAAAAAATCAGGAAGTATTTGGAAAGTGCGCCAACCCTAACTGGCACGGGCACAACTACAATTTGTTTGTTACCGTAAAAGGCGAAATAACGCATGCTACCGGTTATCTGATTGATTTAAAAGAGCTCAAAGAGATTATTAACGAGCATGTAATTGAAAAGCTTGACCACAAGAACCTGAATAAGGATGTTGACTTTATGCAGGGTAAAATGGCATCAACCGAAATACTTTGCATCGAAATATTTAACCAGTTAAAAGCGCCTATTGAAGCTTACGAAGGTGTTTTTTTACACTCTGTAAGGCTGTTTGAAACCGAAAATAACTCTGCCGAGTACTTTGGCAACTAA
- a CDS encoding SDR family oxidoreductase produces MDLKLTHKVALVLASSKGLGKAIATTLAMEGAIVIVASRNIDELTNAAQDIEQQTGGSVTAIAADVTKATDTENLISQVAEKFGRIDILVNNAGGPPFAAFETFNEEQWQNAFDLNLLSFARLSRLALPHMKKTGSGRIINIISGSVKSVLANSVLSTSMRMGVVGMAKMMADELGPYNITVNNVAPGMILTDRLKHTLPPGKNADEALKERAAKIPLGRIGEPHELAALVAFLVSAQGSYITGATIPVDGGASRSIY; encoded by the coding sequence ATGGATTTAAAACTTACCCATAAAGTAGCACTTGTGCTGGCTTCGAGCAAAGGCTTAGGCAAGGCAATTGCCACAACACTGGCTATGGAGGGTGCAATTGTAATTGTTGCCTCAAGAAATATTGATGAACTCACTAACGCAGCTCAGGATATTGAGCAGCAAACCGGTGGCTCCGTTACCGCTATTGCTGCTGATGTAACTAAAGCTACCGATACGGAAAACCTGATTAGCCAGGTGGCCGAAAAGTTTGGCCGGATAGATATTTTGGTAAACAATGCGGGCGGGCCACCCTTTGCGGCGTTTGAGACTTTTAACGAAGAACAATGGCAAAATGCCTTTGATCTGAATTTGCTGAGTTTTGCCCGGCTGAGCAGGCTTGCTTTGCCGCATATGAAGAAGACAGGAAGCGGCCGTATTATCAACATCATTAGCGGGTCGGTTAAATCCGTTCTGGCCAACTCGGTGCTTTCAACCAGTATGCGTATGGGTGTTGTAGGCATGGCTAAAATGATGGCTGACGAACTGGGGCCTTACAATATAACAGTAAACAACGTAGCGCCAGGTATGATACTTACCGACCGCCTAAAGCACACGCTGCCGCCCGGTAAGAATGCTGATGAAGCGCTGAAAGAACGGGCCGCTAAAATACCATTGGGCCGTATTGGTGAGCCGCATGAGCTGGCCGCTTTAGTAGCTTTCCTGGTTTCGGCGCAAGGCTCGTACATTACCGGCGCAACCATACCGGTTGATGGCGGTGCCAGCCGGAGCATTTATTAA
- a CDS encoding 1,4-dihydroxy-6-naphthoate synthase, translated as MKLTLGFSPCPNDTFIFDALIHHKIDTEGLNFEVYYDDVETLNHKAMRGELDVTKLSYHAFAYVANKYVLLDAGSALGFGVGPLLICKGDEQKAYADLQSENRTIRIGIPGKYTTANFLLSLAFPNAVNKQEIVFSDIEQALLDDRIEVGLIIHENRFTYQDKGLKKILDLGDYWEKQTGCAIPLGGIVANRKLPVEVQHKINRVLRRSVEYAFANPKSGLDFIRSHAQEMSEEVMYKHIDLYVNQYSLDLGVEGKKAIQLMFDKAKEHEIIPEIKESLFLDGTL; from the coding sequence ATGAAATTAACACTAGGCTTTTCGCCATGCCCCAACGATACTTTTATTTTTGATGCGCTTATTCATCATAAAATTGACACCGAAGGTTTAAATTTTGAGGTGTATTATGATGATGTAGAAACCTTAAACCACAAAGCGATGCGTGGCGAATTGGATGTGACCAAACTAAGCTACCATGCATTTGCTTATGTGGCCAACAAGTATGTATTGCTTGATGCCGGCAGCGCCCTTGGTTTTGGCGTAGGGCCGTTATTAATTTGCAAGGGTGATGAGCAAAAAGCTTATGCCGATCTGCAATCCGAAAACCGCACCATTCGCATTGGTATACCGGGCAAATACACTACCGCAAACTTTTTGCTGAGCCTGGCCTTTCCAAATGCAGTTAATAAACAGGAGATTGTTTTTTCGGATATTGAGCAAGCGCTGCTGGATGACCGCATTGAAGTTGGACTCATCATCCACGAAAATCGCTTTACTTACCAAGACAAGGGTCTGAAGAAAATTTTGGATCTGGGTGATTACTGGGAAAAACAAACAGGGTGTGCTATACCACTTGGTGGTATTGTAGCCAACCGTAAATTACCGGTAGAGGTGCAGCACAAAATTAACCGTGTATTGCGCCGCTCGGTTGAATATGCATTTGCCAATCCGAAATCGGGTCTGGATTTTATCCGTTCGCACGCGCAGGAAATGAGCGAGGAGGTAATGTACAAGCACATTGACTTATATGTAAATCAATACTCGCTTGACCTGGGAGTTGAGGGCAAAAAAGCTATACAACTGATGTTTGACAAAGCCAAAGAGCACGAAATAATTCCGGAGATTAAGGAAAGTTTGTTTCTTGACGGCACCTTGTAA
- a CDS encoding diacylglycerol kinase family protein yields the protein MNKFLKGFGYAFTGLKYAMLTQLNFRVHLVAMLLAVFMGYSLHISATEWLWISLCITLVLLVELLNTAIELLTDLVSPEYNPKAGHVKDISAAAVLLTALFALATGLVIFLPKLISLIKHAA from the coding sequence ATGAATAAATTTTTAAAGGGATTTGGCTATGCATTTACGGGGCTAAAGTATGCTATGCTTACACAGCTTAATTTTAGAGTGCATTTGGTGGCTATGCTTTTAGCCGTGTTTATGGGCTACTCGCTGCACATTTCGGCGACTGAGTGGCTTTGGATTAGCCTTTGCATTACCCTGGTGTTATTAGTAGAACTACTTAACACCGCCATAGAGCTTTTAACAGACCTCGTATCGCCGGAGTACAACCCAAAGGCGGGGCATGTGAAAGACATATCGGCAGCGGCTGTGCTGCTAACCGCACTTTTTGCATTGGCAACCGGCCTTGTTATCTTTTTACCCAAGCTTATAAGCCTTATAAAACATGCTGCATAA
- the folE gene encoding GTP cyclohydrolase I FolE yields the protein MIDDDDNLPDRNEGIEGYQKIDRYNPELITNLSGSYHNVLKQIGENPDREGLLKTPERMAKAMLYLTHGYDLDAKEILTSAMFKEEYSQMVVVKDIEVYSMCEHHMLPFFGKAHVAYIPNGHVVGLSKIPRIVDVFARRLQVQERLTNEIRDCIQDTLQPLGVGVVIECRHLCMSMRGVQKQNSVTTTSAFSGEFFKEKTRTEFLNLITSKLS from the coding sequence ATGATTGACGACGACGACAACCTGCCCGACCGGAACGAAGGTATAGAAGGTTATCAAAAAATTGACCGCTATAATCCTGAGCTGATCACTAATTTATCCGGCAGCTACCACAACGTACTAAAGCAAATAGGGGAAAACCCCGACCGTGAAGGATTGCTTAAAACGCCTGAACGTATGGCTAAAGCTATGTTGTACTTAACCCATGGGTATGATTTAGATGCTAAGGAAATACTAACATCAGCTATGTTTAAAGAGGAATATAGCCAGATGGTTGTGGTAAAAGATATTGAAGTGTACTCTATGTGTGAGCACCACATGCTGCCATTTTTTGGAAAAGCTCACGTCGCTTATATTCCTAATGGCCACGTAGTGGGTTTAAGCAAGATACCACGGATTGTTGATGTGTTTGCACGCCGCTTACAGGTGCAGGAGCGCCTAACCAATGAGATTCGCGATTGTATACAAGATACTTTGCAACCATTAGGCGTTGGTGTAGTAATTGAATGCCGGCATTTATGCATGAGCATGCGCGGCGTACAAAAGCAAAACTCGGTAACGACCACTTCGGCCTTTAGCGGAGAATTTTTTAAAGAGAAAACCCGGACGGAATTCTTAAATCTGATAACCAGTAAATTAAGTTAA
- the recO gene encoding DNA repair protein RecO — protein sequence MLHKTRGIVLKLTDYGETSAIVQILTEKFGLQSYIINGVKKPKAKISRNMLQPLHLLDLVVYHKNTGAVQRIKELKNVPLLQHMPYDVVKSSIALFLNEVLYKAIKQQTPDEQLFEYIFRSVELLDNLNEGLPNFHLVFLIGLTRYLGFYPDNSTATDADYFDMRNGVFTRFKPESSLFLSPPHTQNFYQLLARGFDNLKTIKLGNDERRYLITRLLEYYALHIEGFGYIRSHEVLEEVLS from the coding sequence ATGCTGCATAAAACCAGAGGCATTGTACTTAAGTTAACTGACTACGGCGAAACCAGCGCCATAGTACAGATCCTTACCGAGAAATTTGGATTACAATCTTACATCATTAATGGTGTAAAAAAGCCAAAAGCTAAAATATCACGCAATATGCTGCAGCCCCTGCATTTGCTCGATCTGGTGGTGTATCATAAAAATACAGGTGCCGTTCAACGTATCAAAGAACTTAAAAATGTGCCACTACTACAGCACATGCCTTACGATGTAGTAAAAAGCAGTATCGCCTTATTTTTGAACGAAGTATTGTACAAAGCCATCAAACAGCAAACGCCCGATGAACAATTATTCGAATATATTTTTAGAAGTGTTGAGCTATTGGATAACCTAAATGAAGGGTTGCCCAACTTTCACCTCGTATTTTTAATTGGGCTTACCCGCTATCTGGGCTTTTACCCGGATAACAGCACCGCTACAGATGCCGATTATTTTGACATGCGCAACGGCGTTTTTACCCGTTTTAAACCCGAGAGCAGTCTTTTTCTTTCACCACCGCATACGCAAAACTTTTACCAGCTATTAGCCCGCGGCTTCGACAATTTAAAAACAATTAAATTGGGTAATGACGAGCGCCGCTACCTCATAACCCGGCTGCTGGAATACTATGCCCTTCACATTGAAGGATTCGGCTACATACGCTCGCATGAAGTGCTGGAAGAAGTATTGAGCTAA
- the fabD gene encoding ACP S-malonyltransferase, with product MKAYIFPGQGAQFVGMGKDLYDQHEGARQLFEQANEILGFRITDIMFNGTDEDLKQTRVTQPAIFLHSVILAKVAGDDFKPQMVAGHSLGEFSALVSAGALSFEDGLKLVAARANAMQKACEIQPSTMAAVLGLDDFTVEDICQQVSEVVVPANYNCPGQLVISGTIAGVELACEKMKAAGAKRALILNVGGAFHSPLMEAARVELEHAIVNTNIQEPVCPIYQNIDAKPYTDAALIKQNLVAQLTGAVRWTQTVTHMLQDGATSFTEVGPGNVLQGLVKKVDRSAATDSLTVAQ from the coding sequence GTGAAAGCATATATTTTTCCAGGCCAGGGTGCTCAGTTTGTAGGTATGGGCAAAGACCTGTACGACCAGCACGAAGGTGCCCGCCAACTGTTTGAGCAGGCTAACGAGATACTGGGTTTCCGCATTACCGATATTATGTTTAACGGTACCGACGAAGACCTGAAGCAAACCAGGGTTACCCAGCCTGCAATATTTTTACACTCCGTAATTTTAGCTAAAGTTGCCGGTGATGATTTTAAACCGCAGATGGTTGCCGGTCACTCCTTAGGAGAGTTTTCGGCGCTGGTGTCTGCCGGTGCTTTGTCATTCGAAGATGGCCTTAAACTGGTTGCTGCACGTGCTAATGCCATGCAAAAAGCCTGCGAAATACAGCCCTCAACCATGGCTGCTGTTTTGGGCCTGGATGATTTTACGGTTGAAGATATTTGCCAGCAGGTAAGCGAAGTTGTTGTGCCCGCCAATTACAATTGCCCGGGTCAGTTAGTTATTTCGGGCACAATAGCCGGTGTGGAACTGGCGTGCGAAAAAATGAAAGCCGCTGGTGCCAAACGTGCACTCATTTTAAATGTGGGCGGTGCATTCCATTCGCCGTTAATGGAAGCTGCACGGGTTGAACTGGAGCACGCCATTGTAAATACTAACATACAAGAGCCTGTTTGCCCAATTTACCAGAACATTGATGCCAAGCCTTATACTGACGCTGCCTTAATTAAGCAAAACTTAGTTGCTCAGCTAACCGGTGCTGTACGGTGGACCCAAACGGTAACACATATGCTACAGGACGGCGCCACATCGTTTACCGAGGTGGGCCCTGGCAATGTGCTGCAGGGACTGGTTAAAAAAGTTGACCGAAGCGCTGCGACCGATAGTTTAACCGTAGCCCAATAA